A DNA window from Verrucomicrobiia bacterium contains the following coding sequences:
- a CDS encoding beta-propeller domain-containing protein, which translates to MKHALLFHGWARLAALAIVIVTAAALRADVEAPEPDAPPRILSIEHRGPDLILRASAPAGVARLLLESCTREDLAFWVPRAVIHPEPGTTEVTFQVPIQPGLELFRVRADATTPLPAQFYAGPSEFAGEPASETPGPDAFRADSAAPPAAEDGGGAREVVESDIWVVRGNTLYFFNQYRGFQRIDISDPDDPSIEGTFPLPGMGEQMYVLDSGPVILLAHDPCRQWGFDAESAVILVDAHAATPLELARLPLPGRVVESRLVGTALYVATETWRESADGRGAWESGTWISSFDLSDPARPVARSPLWYPGSGNVVTATDRFLFVAITDYSRPWPWRSDLRVADISAPDGTMTDFARIPLPGRVADKFKIDLAGDVLRVVTEATESSTNTRWVTVLETYRLADPRSVPAVPYTPLDRLELARGERLFATRFDGDRAYIVTFLVIDPLWVIDLSDPAHLRITGELEIPGWSTYIRPLGDRLVTLGIDDTSGWRVAVQLFDVSDPANPTLLAKVPLGENASWSEANHDEKAFGIFPDAGLLLVPVSEWTTTESRHGVQLIDFDRDSLTARGRLEGDSLVPRRATFHQDRVLAVSGRQLTSADIRDRDQPRITATLELAYPVERLLVAEAHLLEFAGNSLRIRPNDTDADTDATSAVAIELDGPPVIGAFLRGSTLELLQGRPAQVSWNQQPGTDHWIATTNPGVLVASSWDASQLPALSRRGESRAPTDQTWLYDFRAFPIDARTTVWATSASGQFWGWGRPMWTDALVAPFPDARRPGIWFPWWYGSTRWLVAVAHDPDGLPAIASQTQLGSDTENAGEVFAVGPLIYSSRHRHESEVVGTNTFVETVWFPPEPRPSADGDDGSEPKPDQGEWRRVTNSYPVLRWWSRHELDVTDFSGDPARPGLRPPVSLPGELAGVSHQGALLYTVATRNPDEKSPSRVILEALAYDGLAAHLVDGLEIADHALGQIHVLSIHAEAGLAYLARGGWQADARQRLEVWRLDDDGRWTAGSTQPLPAVPGELRRFGNVLLARSGGELSLFDISAPDLPAPLPSQPPPACFGGELSRGDGDRDRGIWLPLGEYGSVRVGP; encoded by the coding sequence ATGAAGCACGCGTTGTTGTTCCACGGTTGGGCCCGTCTGGCGGCCCTTGCCATTGTGATCGTCACGGCCGCTGCGCTCCGCGCCGATGTCGAGGCACCCGAACCCGATGCCCCGCCGCGGATCCTCTCGATCGAGCATCGCGGACCCGACCTGATCCTCCGTGCCTCCGCGCCCGCCGGCGTCGCCCGTCTTCTCCTCGAAAGCTGCACCCGGGAGGATCTGGCGTTCTGGGTGCCCCGCGCGGTGATCCATCCGGAACCCGGCACCACCGAAGTCACCTTCCAGGTCCCGATCCAGCCCGGGCTCGAACTGTTCCGCGTCCGTGCCGACGCCACCACCCCGCTCCCGGCCCAATTCTATGCCGGCCCCAGCGAGTTCGCGGGCGAACCCGCCTCCGAAACGCCGGGCCCCGATGCGTTCCGCGCCGACTCCGCCGCCCCTCCGGCGGCCGAAGACGGCGGCGGGGCGCGTGAGGTGGTCGAGTCCGACATCTGGGTGGTGCGGGGCAACACGCTCTACTTCTTCAACCAGTACCGGGGCTTCCAGCGGATCGACATTTCAGATCCCGATGACCCGAGCATCGAGGGCACGTTCCCCCTGCCCGGGATGGGTGAGCAGATGTACGTGCTCGACAGCGGGCCCGTGATCCTCCTCGCCCACGATCCCTGCCGCCAGTGGGGCTTCGATGCCGAGTCCGCGGTGATCCTCGTCGATGCCCATGCCGCCACTCCGCTCGAACTCGCCCGCCTGCCCCTTCCGGGCCGGGTCGTCGAGAGCCGCCTCGTCGGCACCGCGCTCTACGTCGCCACCGAGACCTGGCGCGAATCCGCCGACGGACGCGGCGCCTGGGAATCCGGCACCTGGATCAGCAGCTTCGATCTGTCCGATCCCGCCCGGCCCGTGGCCCGGTCGCCCCTCTGGTACCCCGGCTCCGGCAATGTCGTCACCGCCACCGACCGGTTCCTCTTCGTCGCCATCACCGACTACTCCCGCCCATGGCCATGGCGTTCGGATCTCCGGGTCGCCGACATCTCCGCTCCGGACGGAACGATGACCGACTTCGCCCGGATCCCGCTGCCCGGTCGGGTGGCCGACAAGTTCAAGATCGACCTCGCCGGCGATGTGCTCCGCGTGGTGACGGAGGCGACCGAATCCTCCACCAACACCCGCTGGGTCACCGTCCTCGAGACCTACCGGCTGGCCGATCCCCGGTCCGTGCCTGCCGTGCCGTACACCCCCCTGGACCGCCTCGAGCTTGCCCGCGGCGAACGCCTGTTCGCCACCCGGTTCGATGGAGACCGCGCCTACATCGTCACCTTCCTCGTCATCGATCCCCTCTGGGTCATCGACCTCTCCGATCCCGCCCACCTGCGCATCACCGGTGAACTCGAAATCCCCGGCTGGTCCACCTACATCCGACCCCTCGGCGACCGCCTGGTCACCCTCGGCATCGACGACACCTCGGGCTGGCGCGTGGCTGTCCAGTTGTTCGATGTCTCCGATCCCGCCAACCCGACCCTCCTCGCCAAGGTGCCCCTCGGCGAAAACGCCTCCTGGAGCGAAGCCAACCACGACGAAAAGGCGTTCGGCATCTTCCCCGACGCCGGTCTCCTCCTGGTGCCGGTCAGCGAATGGACCACGACCGAATCCCGCCACGGGGTGCAACTCATCGACTTCGACCGCGACTCGCTCACCGCCCGCGGACGGCTCGAAGGCGATTCCCTGGTTCCCCGCCGCGCCACCTTCCATCAGGACCGCGTCCTGGCAGTGTCCGGACGCCAGCTCACCTCCGCCGACATCCGCGACCGCGACCAGCCCCGCATCACCGCCACCCTGGAACTGGCGTATCCGGTCGAACGGCTCCTCGTCGCCGAAGCCCATCTGCTGGAGTTCGCCGGCAATTCCCTCCGCATCCGTCCCAACGACACCGACGCTGACACCGACGCGACCTCCGCGGTCGCGATCGAGCTCGACGGACCCCCGGTGATCGGAGCCTTCCTCCGTGGCAGCACCCTCGAACTCCTCCAGGGCCGCCCGGCCCAGGTCTCGTGGAACCAGCAGCCCGGCACCGACCACTGGATCGCCACCACCAACCCCGGCGTCCTCGTTGCCTCCTCCTGGGATGCCTCCCAACTCCCGGCGCTCTCCCGACGCGGCGAGTCCCGGGCCCCGACCGATCAGACCTGGCTGTACGATTTCCGGGCCTTCCCGATCGATGCCCGCACCACCGTGTGGGCCACCTCCGCGTCCGGCCAGTTCTGGGGATGGGGGCGCCCGATGTGGACGGATGCCCTCGTCGCCCCGTTCCCCGACGCGCGCCGTCCCGGCATCTGGTTCCCGTGGTGGTACGGCTCGACCCGCTGGCTGGTGGCGGTCGCCCATGATCCCGATGGCCTCCCCGCCATCGCCTCGCAGACCCAGCTCGGCTCCGACACCGAAAACGCCGGCGAGGTCTTCGCCGTCGGCCCGTTGATCTACAGTTCCCGTCACCGCCATGAATCCGAGGTCGTCGGTACCAACACCTTCGTCGAGACGGTTTGGTTTCCCCCGGAACCCCGCCCGTCCGCGGATGGCGACGACGGATCGGAGCCCAAGCCGGACCAGGGGGAATGGCGTCGCGTCACCAACAGTTATCCGGTCCTTCGCTGGTGGTCCCGCCACGAACTGGACGTGACCGATTTCTCCGGCGATCCCGCGCGCCCGGGACTGCGCCCGCCGGTGAGCCTGCCCGGCGAACTGGCCGGAGTCTCCCATCAGGGCGCCCTGCTCTATACCGTCGCCACCCGCAACCCGGACGAAAAGTCCCCGTCCCGCGTCATCCTCGAGGCCCTGGCCTACGACGGCCTGGCGGCCCATCTCGTGGACGGCCTCGAGATCGCCGATCACGCCCTGGGGCAGATCCATGTGCTGTCCATCCATGCCGAAGCCGGCCTCGCCTACCTGGCCCGGGGCGGATGGCAGGCCGACGCCCGCCAGCGCCTCGAAGTGTGGCGCCTCGACGACGACGGCCGCTGGACTGCCGGTTCCACCCAGCCCCTCCCGGCGGTGCCGGGCGAACTGCGTCGCTTCGGGAACGTCCTTCTGGCACGCAGCGGCGGTGAATTGAGCCTCTTCGACATCTCCGCCCCCGACCTCCCCGCGCCCCTGCCGTCGCAACCGCCCCCGGCCTGCTTCGGCGGAGAACTGAGTCGTGGCGATGGCGACCGCGACCGCGGCATCTGGCTCCCGCTCGGCGAGTACGGTTCCGTCCGCGTCGGGCCGTAG
- a CDS encoding ATP-binding cassette domain-containing protein, translating into MIKVESLTRTFGPKVAVNNVSFTVERGEVLGFLGPNGAGKSTTMRMITGFFPPSSGRVEVGNYDVVEHPIEAKRLVGYLPENAPSYTDMTVWQFLTFAAELRGLRGTARRQAVERVIDTCFLNNVVHQSVDTLSKGYRHRLCFAQSIVHDPQVLIMDEPTDGLDPNQKHEVRNLIRRMGEKKAIIFSTHILEEVEAVCTRAIIIDRGTIVASGTPADLKARSEGSGVLSLRITGQSAETVRPKLEALPAVKRAAIVSSDDARVHLRIYPASRERNGELLASVADLVSREHWRVEELHAEEGRLDEVFRSITMPDTRTGRA; encoded by the coding sequence ATGATCAAGGTCGAAAGTCTGACCCGCACCTTTGGGCCGAAGGTCGCGGTGAACAACGTGTCGTTCACGGTGGAACGTGGGGAGGTCCTCGGCTTCCTCGGCCCCAATGGCGCCGGCAAGTCCACCACCATGCGGATGATCACCGGCTTCTTCCCGCCCAGTTCCGGCAGGGTCGAGGTCGGGAACTACGACGTGGTCGAGCACCCCATCGAGGCCAAACGCCTCGTCGGGTACCTCCCGGAAAACGCCCCGTCCTACACCGACATGACCGTCTGGCAGTTCCTGACCTTCGCGGCGGAACTCCGGGGTCTCCGGGGCACCGCCCGCCGCCAGGCGGTCGAGCGCGTCATCGACACCTGCTTTCTCAACAACGTCGTCCACCAGAGCGTGGACACCCTCTCCAAGGGCTACCGCCACCGCCTCTGCTTCGCCCAGTCCATCGTTCATGATCCCCAGGTGCTGATCATGGACGAGCCCACCGACGGCCTCGACCCCAACCAGAAACACGAGGTCCGCAATCTCATCCGGCGCATGGGCGAAAAGAAGGCCATCATCTTCTCCACCCACATCCTCGAGGAAGTCGAAGCCGTCTGCACCCGGGCCATCATCATCGACCGCGGCACCATCGTCGCCAGCGGCACCCCGGCCGACCTCAAGGCCCGCTCCGAAGGTTCCGGCGTCCTTTCCCTCCGCATCACCGGCCAGTCGGCCGAGACCGTCCGCCCCAAACTCGAAGCCCTCCCCGCCGTCAAGCGCGCCGCCATCGTCTCGTCCGACGACGCCCGCGTCCACCTGCGGATCTATCCGGCCAGCCGCGAACGCAACGGCGAACTCCTCGCCTCCGTCGCCGACCTCGTCTCCCGCGAACACTGGCGGGTCGAGGAACTGCACGCCGAGGAGGGCCGCCTCGACGAAGTCTTCCGCAGCATCACCATGCCGGACACCCGGACCGGACGTGCCTAG
- a CDS encoding Gldg family protein, translated as MKNQKQLETLLYSSVGVAILVVIVIALNLIFSRVGARIDLTADRVYTLSDGTRAILGKLDTPVQIRFYFSQSAPNLDPALRTYAQRVEDLLHEYRAHARGRIEIRKFDPKPDSDAEDSAALDGIEGMQTQLGGDRIYFGVAISCLDAKASIPFISPQRERLLEYDLSRAISQVVKPTKPNLGIMSGLPVFGQMNPMAMFQGGGRQQPPWIFVSELQSDFNVTEIPLTAESIDPSIDVLLVVYPKGITDAAQFALDQFVLRGGNLVAFLDPLSVLDSQSNPSNPLQAAAGSGASLDRLLRAWGLEFDINKVVSDKQYLTELQDPRTGRPQPNPSFITLPPQGMNTNDVVTAQLSRLLLPFAGHFTGNPADGLEMTVLFQSSPDSQLTDKMMAQFGATEEFKPTGTRHRLGVRLQGRFKTAFPDGRPGAEDDDDDAADPAAGPLRESKEPGLVVLMGDSDMLYEQFYARTQEIFGQRIMMPFAQNLTFLQNLIEQLGGDRDLIGIRSRATLSRPFTRVREMQAKAELAYESKIRELEKDLSDTQQKLAELQRAQGEVQQAILSESQRQEILQFQRKRAEVNQQLKELRRNLRRDVDSLQNTSKWTNILLMPLVVSLAGIVIAVMKNKRTAAK; from the coding sequence ATGAAAAATCAAAAGCAGCTCGAAACCCTCCTCTACTCGTCGGTGGGCGTGGCGATCCTGGTCGTCATCGTCATCGCGCTGAACCTCATCTTCAGCCGGGTGGGCGCCCGCATCGACCTCACCGCCGACCGCGTGTACACGCTCTCCGACGGCACCCGGGCGATCCTCGGCAAGCTCGATACCCCGGTGCAGATCCGGTTCTATTTCAGCCAGAGCGCCCCCAACCTCGATCCCGCCCTGCGCACCTACGCCCAGCGCGTCGAGGATCTCCTCCACGAGTATCGCGCCCACGCCCGGGGCCGGATCGAGATCCGCAAATTCGATCCCAAGCCCGACTCCGATGCCGAGGATTCCGCCGCCCTCGATGGCATCGAGGGCATGCAGACCCAGCTCGGCGGCGACCGCATCTACTTCGGGGTGGCCATCAGTTGCCTCGATGCCAAGGCCTCCATCCCCTTCATCTCGCCACAGCGCGAACGCCTCCTCGAATACGACCTCAGCCGCGCCATCTCCCAGGTGGTCAAACCCACCAAGCCCAACCTCGGCATCATGAGCGGCCTGCCGGTGTTCGGTCAGATGAACCCCATGGCCATGTTCCAGGGCGGTGGCCGACAGCAGCCACCCTGGATTTTCGTCAGCGAACTCCAGTCCGATTTCAACGTCACCGAAATCCCCCTCACCGCCGAGTCCATCGACCCCTCCATCGATGTCCTGCTGGTGGTCTATCCCAAGGGCATCACCGACGCCGCCCAGTTTGCCCTCGACCAGTTCGTTCTGCGGGGCGGCAACCTGGTGGCCTTCCTGGATCCCCTCAGCGTCCTCGATTCGCAGTCCAACCCCTCCAATCCCCTCCAGGCCGCCGCCGGCAGCGGCGCCTCCCTTGACCGTCTCCTCCGCGCCTGGGGCCTCGAGTTCGATATCAACAAGGTCGTTTCCGACAAGCAGTACCTGACCGAACTCCAGGACCCCCGCACCGGCCGCCCCCAGCCCAACCCGTCCTTCATCACCCTCCCGCCCCAGGGCATGAACACCAACGATGTCGTCACCGCCCAGCTCAGTCGCCTGCTGCTCCCGTTCGCCGGGCATTTCACCGGCAATCCCGCCGACGGCCTCGAGATGACGGTTCTCTTCCAGAGCAGCCCCGACTCGCAGCTCACCGACAAGATGATGGCCCAGTTCGGCGCCACCGAGGAGTTCAAGCCCACCGGTACCCGCCATCGCCTCGGTGTCCGCCTCCAGGGCCGCTTCAAAACGGCCTTCCCCGATGGCAGGCCGGGGGCGGAGGACGATGATGACGATGCAGCCGATCCGGCGGCCGGGCCGCTTCGGGAATCGAAGGAACCCGGACTGGTGGTCCTGATGGGCGATTCCGACATGCTCTACGAGCAGTTCTACGCCCGCACCCAGGAGATCTTCGGGCAGCGGATCATGATGCCGTTCGCCCAGAACCTCACCTTCCTCCAGAACCTGATCGAGCAGCTCGGCGGCGATCGCGACCTCATCGGAATCCGCAGCCGCGCCACCCTCAGCCGCCCCTTCACCCGCGTTCGCGAAATGCAGGCCAAGGCCGAACTCGCCTACGAAAGCAAGATCCGCGAACTCGAGAAGGACCTGTCCGACACCCAGCAGAAGCTCGCCGAACTTCAGCGCGCCCAGGGCGAGGTCCAGCAGGCCATCCTCTCCGAAAGCCAGCGCCAGGAGATCCTCCAGTTCCAGCGCAAACGCGCCGAGGTCAACCAGCAGCTCAAGGAACTCCGCCGCAATCTCCGTCGGGATGTCGATTCGCTTCAGAACACCTCGAAGTGGACCAACATCCTCCTCATGCCCCTCGTCGTCTCCCTTGCCGGCATCGTCATCGCCGTCATGAAGAACAAGCGTACGGCCGCCAAATGA
- a CDS encoding ABC transporter permease subunit: MNPAIGNIRAIAKRELVSYFSSPVAYVFLVIFLLMTGFFTFMAGGFFERGEASLISFFIWHPWLYLFLVPAAGMRLWSEERRLGTMELLLTMPIAPWQAIVGKFLASWLFLGLALLLTFPVWITVNYLGAPDNGVILCGYLGSFLMAGAYLAITSMTSAMTRNQVIAFIVSVVICLFLILSGWPPVTQLLDSLEWTWLRDLVASFSVMTHFDGFQKGVVQFRSLVYFASVMAFCLFTTGVILRTHRAG, encoded by the coding sequence ATGAATCCAGCCATCGGTAACATCCGGGCCATCGCCAAGCGCGAACTGGTCTCGTACTTCTCCTCCCCGGTCGCCTACGTCTTCCTGGTCATCTTCCTGCTGATGACCGGGTTCTTCACCTTCATGGCCGGGGGATTCTTCGAGCGCGGCGAGGCTTCCCTGATCTCGTTCTTCATCTGGCACCCGTGGCTCTACCTGTTCCTGGTGCCCGCCGCCGGCATGCGGCTGTGGTCGGAGGAACGCCGCCTCGGGACCATGGAACTTCTGCTCACCATGCCCATTGCCCCCTGGCAGGCCATCGTCGGCAAGTTCCTCGCCAGCTGGCTCTTCCTCGGTCTCGCCCTGCTCCTCACCTTCCCCGTCTGGATCACCGTCAATTACCTCGGCGCCCCCGACAACGGCGTGATCCTCTGCGGCTACCTCGGCAGCTTCCTGATGGCCGGCGCCTACCTCGCCATCACTTCGATGACCTCCGCGATGACCCGCAACCAGGTCATCGCCTTCATCGTGTCCGTGGTGATCTGTCTCTTCCTCATCCTCTCCGGATGGCCGCCCGTCACCCAGCTCCTCGATTCCCTCGAATGGACCTGGCTCCGCGACCTGGTCGCCTCCTTCAGCGTGATGACCCACTTCGACGGGTTCCAGAAGGGCGTCGTCCAGTTCCGGAGCCTCGTGTATTTCGCCTCGGTGATGGCCTTCTGCCTGTTCACCACCGGCGTGATCCTCCGCACTCATCGGGCCGGCTGA
- a CDS encoding nucleotidyl transferase AbiEii/AbiGii toxin family protein produces the protein MRAAATLAPVSWDRMLRAVEKVRDRLLRAARALEAGGVPYAVAGGNAVAAWVSRVDEAAVRNTRDVDILLRRSDLAKAQQALEAAGFVYRRVASPGQPAGLDVFLDGPGASVRDALHIVFAGEKVRSESVAASPDVTESESAGAFRVVTLEGLVCMKLAAWRDKDRTHLRDLIEVGLITAEWPGRLPGELGSRLQALLDSPGG, from the coding sequence ATGCGTGCCGCCGCGACGCTTGCCCCGGTTTCGTGGGACCGCATGCTTCGCGCCGTGGAAAAGGTCCGCGACCGTCTGCTGCGAGCCGCCCGGGCCCTCGAGGCTGGCGGCGTCCCCTATGCGGTCGCTGGCGGCAACGCGGTGGCGGCCTGGGTTTCGCGTGTCGATGAAGCTGCGGTTCGCAACACCCGCGATGTGGACATTCTGCTTCGCCGATCGGACCTGGCGAAGGCGCAACAGGCCCTTGAAGCCGCCGGGTTCGTGTACCGGCGGGTGGCCAGTCCCGGTCAACCCGCCGGACTCGACGTCTTTCTGGACGGCCCCGGCGCCAGCGTCCGCGATGCGCTGCACATCGTCTTTGCCGGGGAGAAGGTGCGATCCGAAAGCGTCGCGGCGTCGCCGGACGTGACCGAATCCGAATCCGCCGGCGCCTTCCGGGTGGTCACCCTGGAGGGGTTGGTGTGCATGAAGCTCGCGGCATGGCGTGACAAGGATCGCACCCACCTCCGCGATCTGATCGAGGTGGGGTTGATCACCGCCGAGTGGCCGGGGCGCCTGCCCGGGGAACTGGGGTCACGACTCCAGGCCCTGCTGGACAGTCCCGGGGGGTGA
- the phnY gene encoding phosphonoacetaldehyde dehydrogenase: MNLTSYLAGKKIEATPTLEIRCPYDGRLTGTVTTAGPEHVEAAIQAALVPGEPLTRFQRAEVLDKTRRLLEERREEFARLITGESGLCLRETRYEVGRVSDVLRLSAAEALRDDGQIFSGDISPQGKARKIFTFREPLSLVAAITPFNHPLNQVAHKVAPAIAAGAPVILKPASKVPLCAVRFVELLYEAGLPGRLLSVLVGSPANVADPLVRDPRVELVTFTGGETVGKHIAATAGYKRLVLELGGNDPLIVLDDADLNLAVYLAAEGSFRNSGQRCTAVKRILVEEGIVERFTERFLDKAKEYPGGDPFDDDTRVGTVIDEAAAIELEQRVKKAVAQGAKVLLGGTRQGALLAPTVIGDVPRDAEVVVKESFGPLAPIVPVRNLDDAIAYANSTAYGLSSGVVTTDLNRALECVRRLRTGAVNINEVPGYRVENSPFGGIKDSGLGIKEGVIEAIKSMTTVKTFSLPW, translated from the coding sequence ATGAACCTGACCTCCTACCTCGCCGGCAAGAAGATCGAAGCCACCCCCACCCTCGAGATCCGCTGCCCCTACGACGGCCGCCTCACCGGCACCGTCACCACCGCCGGACCCGAACACGTCGAAGCCGCCATCCAGGCCGCCCTCGTCCCGGGCGAACCCCTCACCCGGTTCCAGCGCGCCGAGGTCCTCGACAAAACCCGCCGTCTGCTCGAGGAACGACGCGAGGAGTTCGCCCGCCTCATCACCGGCGAATCCGGCCTCTGCCTCCGCGAAACCCGCTACGAGGTCGGCCGCGTCTCCGATGTCCTCCGCCTCTCCGCCGCCGAAGCCCTCCGCGATGACGGACAGATCTTCTCCGGCGACATCTCCCCCCAGGGCAAGGCGCGCAAGATCTTCACCTTCCGCGAACCCCTCTCCCTCGTCGCCGCCATCACCCCCTTCAACCACCCCCTCAACCAGGTCGCCCACAAGGTCGCCCCCGCCATCGCCGCCGGCGCCCCCGTCATCCTCAAACCCGCCAGCAAGGTCCCCCTCTGCGCCGTCCGCTTCGTCGAACTCCTCTACGAAGCCGGCCTCCCCGGACGCCTCCTCTCCGTCCTCGTCGGGTCCCCCGCCAACGTCGCCGATCCCCTGGTCCGCGATCCCCGCGTCGAACTCGTCACCTTCACCGGCGGCGAAACCGTCGGGAAACACATCGCCGCCACCGCCGGCTACAAACGCCTCGTCCTCGAACTCGGCGGCAACGATCCCCTCATCGTCCTCGATGATGCCGACCTCAACCTCGCCGTGTACCTCGCCGCCGAAGGGTCCTTCCGCAATTCCGGCCAGCGCTGCACCGCCGTGAAACGCATCCTCGTCGAGGAGGGCATCGTCGAGCGCTTCACCGAACGCTTCCTTGACAAGGCCAAGGAATATCCCGGCGGCGATCCCTTCGATGACGACACCCGCGTCGGCACCGTCATCGACGAAGCCGCCGCCATCGAACTCGAACAGCGCGTCAAGAAGGCCGTCGCCCAGGGCGCCAAGGTCCTCCTTGGCGGCACCCGGCAGGGCGCCCTCCTTGCCCCCACCGTCATCGGCGACGTCCCCCGCGACGCCGAAGTCGTGGTCAAGGAATCCTTCGGCCCTCTCGCCCCCATCGTCCCGGTCCGCAACCTCGATGACGCCATCGCCTACGCCAATTCCACCGCCTACGGCCTCTCCTCCGGCGTGGTCACCACCGACCTCAACCGGGCCCTCGAATGTGTCCGCCGCCTCCGCACCGGCGCCGTCAACATCAACGAGGTCCCCGGGTACCGCGTCGAAAACAGCCCCTTCGGCGGCATCAAGGACAGCGGCCTCGGCATCAAGGAAGGCGTCATCGAAGCCATCAAATCCATGACCACCGTCAAGACCTTCTCCCTCCCCTGGTAA
- a CDS encoding class I SAM-dependent methyltransferase produces MKTGTSLPPDGLTATRTCPLCETPGAVRIHADGGRRYYRCGTCRLVFVGEESLPTPEEARGQYDLHTNHPDDPGYRRFLSRLFEPLNAALSPGSRGLDFGCGPGPALGRMFEEAGHRVREYDPIYAPDETVFEEQYDFITASEVLEHLHRPREELDQLWDRLRPGGWLGVMTKRVRDDAAFRTWHYRLDPTHVVFFGIETFGWLAARWGAEWTAPAADVVLMRRRDC; encoded by the coding sequence ATGAAGACCGGAACTTCACTCCCGCCAGACGGTTTGACTGCGACTCGGACGTGTCCTTTGTGCGAAACGCCGGGGGCCGTCCGGATCCACGCGGACGGCGGGCGCCGGTATTATCGCTGCGGCACCTGCCGGCTGGTCTTTGTGGGGGAAGAATCCCTGCCCACGCCCGAGGAGGCACGTGGCCAGTACGATCTGCACACGAACCATCCCGACGATCCCGGGTACCGGCGTTTCCTCAGCCGGTTGTTTGAGCCTCTGAACGCGGCGTTGTCACCGGGAAGCCGGGGACTGGACTTCGGGTGCGGACCGGGACCTGCGCTGGGGCGGATGTTCGAGGAGGCGGGTCACCGGGTGCGGGAGTACGACCCGATCTATGCGCCGGACGAGACGGTGTTCGAGGAGCAGTACGACTTCATCACGGCGAGCGAGGTGTTGGAACATCTGCATCGGCCGCGGGAGGAACTCGACCAGTTATGGGATCGCCTGCGACCGGGCGGATGGCTTGGGGTGATGACCAAGCGGGTGCGCGACGATGCCGCATTTCGGACGTGGCACTACCGGCTGGATCCGACCCACGTGGTGTTCTTCGGGATCGAGACCTTCGGCTGGCTGGCGGCGCGGTGGGGCGCCGAATGGACGGCGCCGGCTGCCGATGTGGTGTTGATGCGGAGGCGTGATTGCTGA
- a CDS encoding DUF4340 domain-containing protein, producing the protein MNRKQLFVLVAVGLVLAGLALYFNKVTRAEYQSRAAEDREELLGDFPANDVTHVVVRSPEGEVNLAKDDVWVVRERHNYPASFSSVAELVRKLWELKPAQSQSIGASQWGRLQLLPPDAPDAGTNAATLVELKGANGQVLRSLLLGRQQMRDSGGQFGGYPVGRWVALPDRKDTVYVVSETFSEVEVKPENWLNKDFFRLEKTRAISLVSTNPAESWSLSRATESGDWELADARDGEALDRSKASSFNWAFSSPSFNDVFPPDAEGMDDAFANPTRLTFETFEGFRYAIEVGTQPDADSYYLKVQASAELPRERTAPEDETPEAREEAEKTWREQQDKLREKLRKERALANWVYKVSKWSVDSVLKDRSGLLTDPTSPDFQDTLVTPDGFPSLEELAAPLQPPLPGEIDLTPPLAPPDDE; encoded by the coding sequence ATGAACCGAAAGCAACTGTTCGTCCTCGTCGCCGTCGGCCTCGTGCTCGCAGGCCTGGCCCTTTACTTCAACAAGGTCACCCGCGCGGAATACCAGTCCCGCGCCGCCGAAGACCGCGAGGAGCTGCTCGGCGATTTCCCCGCCAACGACGTCACCCACGTCGTCGTCCGGTCGCCCGAGGGCGAGGTCAACCTCGCCAAGGACGACGTCTGGGTCGTCCGGGAACGCCATAATTACCCGGCCTCGTTCTCCTCCGTCGCCGAACTGGTCCGCAAACTCTGGGAACTCAAACCCGCCCAGAGCCAGTCGATCGGCGCCTCCCAGTGGGGCCGGCTCCAGCTCCTTCCCCCCGACGCCCCCGACGCCGGCACCAACGCCGCCACCCTCGTCGAACTCAAGGGCGCCAACGGCCAGGTCCTTCGCTCCCTCCTCCTCGGCCGTCAGCAGATGCGCGACTCCGGCGGCCAGTTCGGCGGTTACCCCGTCGGACGCTGGGTCGCCCTGCCGGACCGCAAGGACACCGTCTATGTCGTCAGCGAGACCTTCAGCGAGGTCGAGGTCAAACCTGAGAACTGGCTCAACAAGGACTTCTTCCGCCTCGAAAAGACCCGCGCCATCTCCCTCGTCTCGACCAACCCCGCCGAATCGTGGAGCCTCTCCCGGGCCACCGAATCCGGCGACTGGGAACTCGCCGACGCCCGCGACGGCGAAGCCCTCGATCGCAGCAAGGCCAGCAGCTTCAACTGGGCCTTCTCCTCACCCTCCTTCAACGACGTCTTCCCGCCGGATGCCGAAGGCATGGACGACGCCTTCGCCAATCCCACCCGGCTCACCTTCGAAACCTTCGAGGGCTTCCGCTATGCCATCGAGGTCGGGACCCAGCCCGACGCCGACAGCTATTACCTCAAGGTCCAGGCGTCGGCCGAACTGCCCCGGGAACGCACCGCACCCGAAGACGAAACCCCGGAGGCCAGGGAGGAGGCCGAGAAGACCTGGCGCGAACAACAGGACAAACTCCGCGAGAAACTCCGCAAGGAACGTGCCCTCGCCAACTGGGTGTACAAGGTCTCCAAGTGGTCCGTGGATTCCGTCCTCAAGGACCGTAGCGGACTCCTGACCGACCCGACCTCGCCCGACTTCCAGGACACGCTCGTCACCCCGGACGGTTTCCCGTCCTTGGAGGAACTGGCGGCTCCCCTCCAACCGCCCTTGCCCGGCGAGATCGATCTCACCCCGCCGCTCGCCCCGCCCGACGACGAGTGA